CTAGGGACAAGGAGTGGACAGAGGCGCCCTCTATCTCCCGGGCTGGAAGGAATGGGCTGCCCTGagtttctttctgttcttggttGCACCCCCTTCCtgagctcagcagtgaggaggtgggaagagaagtCTTGAGAAGGGTGATGTGGTGAGGGCCTAGCAGTGGAAGGGAAGAATTTTGCCCTCGAGCGTCTCTGTGAGGGCTTCTGTCTCAGAACTCAGCTAGGGACTTCAATCAGGGTTCCACTATGGGGACCTCTTCCTGGGCTTTCTGAGTGTCCTTGGACTGTAGGGTGTTTTGCTGGTTCTGGTTTCTCAGATGGGGCTTCCTGAGCTGACCTCCTCaagtgtttgttttatgtatttttacaAATAGCAGAAGCAGCCCCTCTGACACAGACAGCTGAGTAGTCCCCATATTGGGAGGGGTGGGAAGCTAAGGTCCCTCCTGAGCAGGCTCTGTCCATGTCCCACAGCACTGTTTTGAGCCAGCTATTGATAGCAGGGGCGTTCCCATGTTTTCCGAATCAGCAGATGCCGGACCTTGATACTTTGGACTTGGGAgtggctctctccttccccagagCTTTATAAAACTTCAGCCCAGAGGCTCCAGCTCTGCGAACTACATCCTATTTCCCTGCTCTGGTGAGTTCTTCTCCCTGATGTAGCAGAGAGCCCAGGGACTTCTTTATGGACTCGGGGGTTCTCCCTTGTAAGCAGGTTCAGGCAGAGATTCAGGAAGTAGCTTTAGGAGAGCTGGCAGTGGTCCTTGTGGGTGGGAGGACAGAATGAGAGGGATGAGTAGGCAGGGATCCTCCCTCACTGGACCCCCGAGGTCTGTTTGAGGGCTTGAGGAATCTGAAGAGTCATTTTCTAGAACCTTGTCAACTGCATGCAGGAGTGGGGTAGACGAGTAGGTTCTTGCACTGAGCACCCTCCGATTCCGTTAGCAGAAGTAGTGTGTGGGACTGAAGATGGGTCTGGCCCGATTGATCCTGAGCTCAGTGGGGTTTTGCCAACCCTAGGCTTCTCTCCTAGGAACAGTAGCTAGTACGTGGGAGGACAGTGATGCAACATAAACAGCCATTGGAGACAAGCAGTCTCCTGACCCTAAGAAAGGGAGTGGCAGAAAGAAAGGACCATTGGAGTAGAGGCCCCACAGCGGATGTTACCACACTCAGagaactctaaaaaaaaaaaaaaacccttgcaGCACTGGTAGAAACCACTATCGAGATATCCCCGAGGCAGACACTCAGACACAAGAGTCAGAAAGAAAGGATTTCTGTAAGTGAGATTCTGTTGTTTGTCCTGGACCCTTTCATCTCTCCCATGTTGACTCTTTCAGGAAGCCACTTCACCTGTTCTTGGATCCCTGACTCTCCTGGCCTGTTTCTTCCCGGGCAGGTCAGTCTGTGCGGACATCAGCTCCTTCTTTGGCGTACTGATGGCATCAGAGCCCCTGACTGAACTGGAGGAGGCCATTGAAACCATAAAGGAGACATACCACACTTATACAGTGGTGGGAGACCGAGGTTACCACCTGAACTTCAAAGTGTTTAAGAAACTGGTCACCCAAGAGCTGCCTCATTTTCTCAAGGTTGGTAGAGGTCACTAGGACTGAGATTTTCTATGTATGCCAGGCAATGACTGCAGGTGTAAGTGGTTCTGTGTTTCCTCAACTCAGgtaagtgtatatgtgtgtagaaCTAGATGAGTAAAATTGCTGTTTTGCACAAATGGGAATGTGTGATTATTGGGCTGTGTGCTTCTGTCAAACCATGCTGTGGAGAACTTGAGTCTGCCTGTGCAGGGTGGATATCAGGctggtggagctgagaggagggtggccagtccatCTGGACGCCCTTCGTGGCTGAACAGGATGGTGAGTGTCTATGGCCCAGACCTCCCCGGATGCCCCAGGAAATAAACCACCACCGGGAGATCTGTTGAAGCAGGAACtcagtttattgaataaaatgGTCCTTTTTTAGGTTTGGGTCAGGAGGCAgaattaaggaagtgaggtaagatgagctagagggcaaggttaggtagtgcaaggagaggtgggccagtgccaaaactccatgtaacagttaccaggcagggttgattttaagacagatatgctgaatcacttttgcccgGAAGTGGCATCTCTTAAATcggaagctaaagacaggtctccaaactcgagccaggctcaggtatATGCAACAGGCCTTATCAGCCCAACATGCCTGTGTCTTTCTCTTCTCATTTTATCAACATATCACAGGACCTAGAGGTGGATTTCTAGAGATTTATTGACAGAAAGAACTACATAGAggcttaacaaaaataaaactataagtcaggcatggtggtgtttgcatgtacacctgtaatcccagcactcaggaggctgaggcagagggatccaGAATTTGAAGCCAGGTTAGGGAGTCCCTTTATGAAACAAGCTCTAAACTCACAGTGTGCTCTGCCCTCAGTGTTCCCGGGCCTGTGAGGATAATGTGAAACTACCATCCATTCCCTGTGAGTATTCCCTTAGGAAGGGGCTCCTTCAACAGAGGTGAGTGGGGAGTCTAACACCGACTCTGAGCTTGTGTGCTGTCGTAGTTTGATAACAGTGTATTTGACTTCATTTATGCAGATTCACAGGTGCATCCAAGCGTGTGAACATGGCTGtgtgtggcggtgcacaccttcaatcctagcactcaggaagtagagccaggtagatctctgaatttgaggccagcctggtctatagagccagttcagggcagccagggatacacagagtaTCCCTGGtttgaaaaacaacaatgaagagtgtgatttttttttttccggcgagacagggtgtctttgtgtagccttgggttTGTAGACcaagccggcctcaaactcataaaatgaactgtctccctgagtgttgagattaaatgtgtgcaccagcatgcctggctgaattttttattttttattttttatttttagacaggctctcactatataGTTTTGGATGACCTGGAAcctgctatgtagtccaggctggtctatCCTGCCACAGCTATTCAAATTCTGGGACTGTGATACCCCACCCAActcatagattttctttttcttctattctttttttt
This is a stretch of genomic DNA from Meriones unguiculatus strain TT.TT164.6M chromosome 1, Bangor_MerUng_6.1, whole genome shotgun sequence. It encodes these proteins:
- the LOC110542067 gene encoding protein S100-A13-like isoform X2 codes for the protein MASEPLTELEEAIETIKETYHTYTVVGDRGYHLNFKVFKKLVTQELPHFLKCSRACEDNVKLPSIPCEYSLRKGLLQQRMWAL
- the LOC110542067 gene encoding protein S100-A13-like isoform X1 — its product is MASEPLTELEEAIETIKETYHTYTVVGDRGYHLNFKVFKKLVTQELPHFLKDVGSLDEKMKSLDVNQDSELKFNEYWRLIGELAKATLEEKVLVVLKE